The bacterium BMS3Abin08 genome includes a region encoding these proteins:
- the DmdB gene encoding 2,3-dimethylmalate dehydratase small subunit has product MKIQGSTWKFGADIDTDAIIPARYLNTSDPAELAGHVMEDADPGFHNKVKPGDIIIAGKNFGCGSSREHAPIAIKAAGVQAVVAKSFARIFYRNAFNIGLPIFESPEASERIEEGDEIEINADTGIIRNITRAEEYPAKPIPPFMQELINAGGLVEWTKKKIKAA; this is encoded by the coding sequence ATGAAGATCCAAGGCAGCACATGGAAGTTTGGAGCAGATATAGACACCGATGCAATCATCCCTGCACGGTACCTCAACACTTCCGACCCTGCAGAACTTGCCGGGCATGTAATGGAGGATGCCGATCCCGGCTTCCACAACAAGGTGAAACCGGGCGATATTATTATAGCCGGCAAGAACTTCGGCTGCGGTTCTTCCCGAGAGCATGCCCCGATTGCCATCAAGGCTGCAGGGGTTCAGGCCGTGGTGGCAAAGAGCTTTGCCCGGATCTTTTACAGAAACGCCTTTAATATCGGCTTGCCCATATTTGAATCACCCGAGGCATCAGAGAGGATCGAGGAAGGCGATGAAATAGAGATCAACGCAGACACTGGTATAATCAGAAACATCACCAGGGCTGAAGAATATCCTGCCAAACCGATCCCGCCATTCATGCAGGAACTCATTAACGCTGGAGGATTAGTGGAATGGACAAAAAAGAAGATAAAAGCAGCATAA
- the pgcA gene encoding phosphoglucomutase yields MNFQNAGQWWREIMEKNAPELLKEIERFARDNKAPARVTFGTSGWRGEIGTDFTFRNIRVVTQAIINVLKSDDAVIKKALGIKDFEDVKRRGVIVGHDNRFLGPDFAKSVLSILSGEGARVFYGGETTTPEISASIEMLHAACSINITPSHNPANYQGFKFNPSDGGPAGKEITDQIESEANRLMISNFPEDSTNPDDVLCEDIDTTELYLKYIEERGTVDLGKVRSFLEKEDCLVVVDHVHGATRGRPQRLLNVSGGRLMLLRTEDDYLFGGVAPEPSGRNMAEAVRRLRESRARYRLGVIMDPDGDRIRFADHVMQIPMNYFGAMALHFLHVHKGIDGVAVKSVGTSNFVNAIAERHGIHVRETQVGFKNFRPFLIPSAKERAIVAFEESDGISGYNHTLEKDALFGLLLAIEMVATTGKNLSEYLSDLFKEYGYYYPDRSGIEVDRSLIGAPLKERLSIIRKRYPEGSTIKIGERALKVKKVITVDGTKLLLEDGSWLMIRPSGTEPKVRFYIESRTPEGKEAIFTTARRLTEEAIRG; encoded by the coding sequence ATGAATTTTCAAAATGCAGGGCAGTGGTGGAGAGAGATTATGGAGAAGAACGCCCCGGAGCTGCTTAAAGAGATTGAACGTTTTGCAAGGGACAACAAGGCCCCTGCAAGGGTGACATTCGGAACCTCGGGCTGGCGGGGAGAAATCGGGACGGATTTTACCTTCCGGAACATCCGGGTGGTTACACAGGCTATCATTAATGTCCTGAAGAGCGATGATGCCGTGATCAAAAAAGCCTTGGGTATCAAGGACTTTGAAGACGTAAAGAGGCGGGGGGTTATCGTCGGTCACGACAATAGATTCCTGGGGCCTGATTTTGCAAAAAGCGTTTTATCCATCCTCTCCGGCGAAGGTGCACGGGTTTTCTATGGTGGAGAGACCACAACACCGGAGATATCGGCCTCTATTGAGATGCTTCATGCCGCCTGTTCAATCAACATTACTCCCTCCCACAATCCGGCAAATTACCAGGGGTTCAAGTTTAACCCCTCAGACGGTGGCCCTGCCGGTAAGGAGATAACGGATCAGATCGAGTCCGAGGCAAACCGGCTTATGATCTCGAACTTCCCTGAAGACAGCACTAATCCTGACGATGTCTTGTGTGAAGATATCGACACCACGGAACTGTACCTGAAGTACATAGAAGAGAGGGGAACCGTTGATCTCGGAAAGGTCCGGTCCTTTCTGGAGAAAGAGGACTGCCTTGTGGTGGTTGATCATGTCCACGGGGCAACAAGGGGCCGGCCTCAACGGCTCCTTAATGTTTCAGGGGGCAGGCTTATGCTCCTGAGGACGGAAGATGACTATCTCTTTGGCGGAGTGGCCCCTGAGCCTTCCGGGCGGAACATGGCGGAGGCGGTCAGGAGGCTGAGGGAATCAAGGGCAAGGTACAGGTTAGGCGTGATAATGGATCCCGATGGGGACAGGATCCGTTTTGCAGACCACGTCATGCAGATACCTATGAACTACTTCGGTGCAATGGCATTGCATTTTCTTCATGTACATAAGGGAATAGATGGTGTGGCGGTAAAATCCGTAGGGACAAGCAATTTCGTGAATGCCATCGCAGAACGGCATGGCATTCACGTACGGGAAACACAGGTGGGGTTCAAGAACTTCCGGCCATTCTTGATACCATCGGCAAAAGAAAGGGCTATAGTGGCGTTTGAGGAATCGGATGGGATCTCCGGCTATAATCATACCCTTGAGAAGGACGCCCTGTTCGGTCTTCTCCTGGCGATCGAGATGGTAGCCACAACAGGGAAGAACCTGAGTGAATATCTGTCGGACCTTTTTAAGGAGTATGGTTATTACTATCCTGACCGTTCGGGTATAGAGGTTGACCGCTCACTCATAGGTGCTCCCCTTAAAGAGAGGCTATCCATTATCCGGAAAAGATATCCTGAAGGGAGCACGATAAAGATCGGCGAAAGGGCGCTGAAGGTGAAGAAAGTGATAACGGTGGATGGGACGAAGCTTCTCCTTGAAGACGGTTCGTGGCTGATGATAAGGCCCTCGGGCACGGAACCCAAGGTGAGGTTCTATATAGAGTCTCGTACCCCTGAAGGGAAGGAGGCTATATTCACTACAGCGAGGAGACTGACTGAAGAGGCTATAAGGGGCTGA
- the glgB gene encoding 1,4-alpha-glucan branching enzyme GlgB, translating to MDKKEDKSSITGEGPFITAFDLYLFGEGNHLRIFEKLGSHIIGRNGLTGVHFAVWAPNAEEVSVIGSFNDWDPARSRMQCLDSSGIWTTFIPNIGKGALYKYHIRSKINGFVRVKSDPYGFFFEERPKTATIIWPLDRYKWNDMDWMEARTKTDQLKKPLSIYEVHLGSWMKREDGGFLTYRELAEKLIPYAKDLGFTHLEILPIMEHPLDASWGYQSTGYFAPTSRFGRPEDFMFFVDSCHQAGIGVILDWVPGHFPKDDHALRFFDGTALYEHADPRKSEHKEWGTLIFNYGRYEVRNFLLSSAYFWLDRYHIDGLRVDAVASMLYLDYAKNEGEWVPNIYGGKENLEAIDFLKRFNETAHLYFPGIVTIAEESTAWPGVSRPTYLGGLGFTMKWNMGWMHDTLEYFSKDPVHRKYHHSHLTFSLLYAFSENFVLPLSHDEVVHGKKSLLDRMPGDEWQKFANLRTLYGFMYGHPGKKLIFMGGEFGQWWEWDAGSDLQWSLLNEPLHQEMKQYLRDLNRIYKTEPALYEVDFHHEGFEWIDFSNAEESIISFIRKARNPENFLVFVCNFTPVPRQHYLTGVPEPGFYREILNSDAEIYGGTNMGNFGGVETGGNSLHGKPYSIELVLPPLSVLIFKKGNE from the coding sequence ATGGACAAAAAAGAAGATAAAAGCAGCATAACCGGGGAAGGACCCTTTATAACCGCTTTTGATCTTTACCTTTTTGGTGAGGGAAACCATCTCAGAATCTTTGAGAAACTCGGCTCCCACATCATCGGGAGAAACGGTCTGACGGGGGTGCACTTTGCCGTCTGGGCACCGAATGCCGAGGAAGTTAGCGTAATCGGCTCATTCAATGACTGGGACCCTGCACGGAGCAGGATGCAATGCCTGGATTCCTCAGGTATCTGGACAACATTTATCCCTAACATCGGGAAAGGGGCGCTGTACAAATACCACATCCGATCCAAGATTAACGGCTTTGTCCGGGTAAAGTCCGATCCCTACGGGTTTTTCTTTGAGGAACGCCCAAAGACGGCGACCATCATTTGGCCCCTCGACCGTTATAAGTGGAATGATATGGACTGGATGGAGGCAAGGACGAAGACAGACCAACTCAAGAAACCTCTCAGCATATACGAGGTCCATCTCGGTTCATGGATGAAGAGGGAGGACGGCGGGTTCCTTACTTACAGGGAGCTTGCGGAAAAACTGATCCCCTATGCCAAGGATCTGGGATTTACCCACCTTGAAATTCTACCCATCATGGAACATCCACTTGATGCATCCTGGGGATACCAGAGCACGGGATATTTTGCTCCAACGAGCAGATTCGGAAGGCCTGAGGACTTCATGTTCTTCGTGGACAGTTGCCATCAGGCGGGAATCGGTGTAATCCTTGACTGGGTTCCCGGCCATTTCCCAAAGGACGACCACGCCCTCAGGTTCTTTGACGGGACAGCCCTTTACGAGCATGCAGACCCAAGAAAAAGTGAGCACAAGGAATGGGGGACTCTGATCTTCAACTACGGAAGATACGAGGTGCGGAATTTTCTTCTCTCCTCCGCCTACTTCTGGCTCGACAGGTATCATATCGACGGCCTCCGGGTGGATGCCGTTGCCTCGATGCTCTATCTTGACTATGCAAAAAATGAGGGTGAGTGGGTTCCAAATATTTATGGGGGAAAGGAAAATCTTGAGGCTATCGACTTCCTCAAGCGGTTCAATGAAACAGCCCATCTCTACTTCCCCGGGATAGTTACAATTGCCGAGGAATCAACGGCCTGGCCCGGTGTTTCACGCCCCACATACCTCGGCGGGCTGGGGTTCACAATGAAGTGGAACATGGGCTGGATGCATGACACCCTTGAATACTTCTCAAAGGACCCGGTTCACAGGAAATACCACCACAGCCATCTCACCTTCAGCCTCCTCTATGCCTTTTCTGAAAACTTTGTTCTCCCCCTCTCCCATGACGAGGTAGTACACGGGAAAAAGTCCCTGCTTGACAGGATGCCGGGTGATGAGTGGCAGAAGTTTGCAAACCTCAGGACACTCTATGGATTCATGTACGGACATCCCGGCAAGAAACTCATCTTTATGGGTGGCGAATTCGGACAGTGGTGGGAATGGGACGCCGGCTCAGACCTTCAATGGTCTCTGCTTAACGAACCCCTCCACCAGGAGATGAAACAGTACTTGAGAGATCTCAACCGCATCTACAAAACAGAGCCCGCCCTTTATGAAGTGGACTTCCATCATGAGGGGTTCGAGTGGATTGATTTCTCCAACGCCGAGGAGAGTATAATCTCCTTTATAAGAAAGGCGAGGAACCCTGAAAACTTCCTTGTATTTGTATGCAATTTCACTCCCGTACCCAGGCAACACTACCTGACAGGGGTTCCGGAACCCGGCTTCTATCGTGAAATTCTCAACAGCGATGCAGAAATCTACGGCGGCACCAACATGGGGAACTTCGGTGGAGTTGAGACCGGAGGAAACTCCCTCCACGGAAAACCTTACTCCATAGAACTCGTCCTCCCCCCCCTGAGCGTCCTCATTTTCAAGAAAGGCAACGAGTGA